In Litorilinea aerophila, the genomic stretch TGTTCTCGCATGCTCTGGGCTGCTTGCTTTGGGTTGCCCGCGCAGATGGCATCGGCCAATTCTTCGTGAAGCTGCAGTGTCTCGGTCCAGTCGGTCTGGAATTCGGTGTGGGTGGCAATGAACAGAAAGATGGGGCCTGTAATCGAATGGAGCATTTTCTGGAGATGGGGATTCCCCGCCTGCGCCCAGATCAGTTGGTGCGCCTCAAGGTCGCTGCGCACGTAGGCGGCACGGTCGTTGCGGGCAATGGCATCGCGCATCTGCTGAAGATTGGCCTGCAATGCTCGACAGAACTCCGGGGTTGCGTGGGAGGCGGCCAGTTCAACGGCCAGACACTCCAGCAGGAGGCGAACCTGGTAGAGGTGTTCAATGTCAGTTTGGGTGGGCTGAATGACATAGCGGCCGCTGTTTTTAGCCACCACCAGCCCTTCTCGCTCCAGGTTCATGAGCGCTTCGCGCGCCGGCATGCGGCTGATACCCAATAGTTCGGCCACCTCGCGTTCGATCAGCTTGGTCCCTGGCGGAATGCGACC encodes the following:
- a CDS encoding GntR family transcriptional regulator, whose amino-acid sequence is MSLASLLNHHNTANLQVDRNSLTGQATDLLREQIIGGRIPPGTKLIEREVAELLGISRMPAREALMNLEREGLVVAKNSGRYVIQPTQTDIEHLYQVRLLLECLAVELAASHATPEFCRALQANLQQMRDAIARNDRAAYVRSDLEAHQLIWAQAGNPHLQKMLHSITGPIFLFIATHTEFQTDWTETLQLHEELADAICAGNPKQAAQSMREQLENSLQLSLRVFRNPS